From Pyrenophora tritici-repentis strain M4 chromosome 1, whole genome shotgun sequence, the proteins below share one genomic window:
- a CDS encoding Herpes-BLLF1 domain containing protein, whose product MPIKPGDLVSNPPGPKPNMVWDGRRMRVLWEKRHGNGDPSNNLIPHTKITVRGHPTWKLYDGDVPIPIIRGKNEPPHYVYLDDRACYTTYASNAYTTKELQTYWPFDFDRFGNIVIKRPNRGRPAHTDDPCTAYATGPMRGTIEKYEFCGASELLREYNVVPRSKEKKERPKAPESRFSDQISLSGTIPDLSKLLSTPGLTTPKAPPALVMSKAIRKPAPLPKATLPTNVRPIFPPPLKRESGSPTSNTRVKLEDDTPIQYVTNPFEGTPKPLDKPARAVRTSPHFNIPTSNTRIKCEDSATTPYITRPLPSISEPLNLSTRTIQTSPHSNIPSAPATFRKRPLHGSLANFYPKRAVNDAFPVEPRVARRGFFAESFAVDVAEAKRVRVKEEDSDT is encoded by the coding sequence ATGCCCATCAAACCCGGCGACCTCGTCTCCAACCCTCCAGGCCCCAAACCAAACATGGTTTGGGACGGAAGACGAATGCGTGTTTTGTGGGAAAAACGTCACGGGAATGGAGATCCAAGTAACAACTTGATCCCGCATACTAAAATAACCGTACGAGGTCATCCAACATGGAAGCTATATGATGGCGATGTACCTATTCCAATCATCCGGGGCAAGAACGAACCACCACACTACGTGTATCTGGATGACAGGGCGTGCTACACCACTTATGCTTCAAATGCCTACACTACAAAAGAACTACAAACATATTGGCCCTTCGACTTCGATCGATTTGGGAACATAGTTATCAAGCGGCCTAACAGAGGTCGCCCGGCTCACACTGATGACCCATGCACCGCTTACGCGACAGGTCCTATGCGCGGTACAATCGAGAAGTATGAGTTCTGTGGTGCGTCTGAGTTATTGAGGGAGTATAACGTCGTACCACGGTCAAAGGAGAAGAAAGAACGACCAAAAGCGCCAGAATCTCGATTTAGCGATCAAATCTCCCTGAGCGGAACAATTCCAGACCTCAGCAAATTACTCTCTACCCCAGGTCTGACTACTCCCAAAGCACCACCAGCATTAGTCATGTCCAAAGCAATACGAAAGCCCGCACCATTGCCCAAAGCGACATTGCCTACGAACGTCAGGCCTATATTCCCCCCACCTCTCAAACGCGAGTCGGGATCGCCCACAAGCAACACCCGTGTCAAACTCGAAGATGATACCCCTATACAGTATGTCACCAATCCGTTCGAGGGTACACCAAAGCCCCTGGACAAACCAGCGAGGGCTGTTCGGACCTCGCCGCACTTCAACATTCCCACAAGCAACACTCGTATTAAATGCGAGGATAGTGCTACTACGCCGTATATCACCAGGCCGCTTCCTAGCATATCAGAGCCCCTGAATTTATCAACGAGAACTATTCAGACCTCGCCGCACTCCAATATTCCCTCCGCTCCCGCTACCTTTCGAAAGCGCCCACTCCACGGGTCATTGGCAAACTTCTACCCAAAGCGCGCCGTGAATGACGCATTTCCGGTGGAACCTAGGGTTGCTCGTAGGGGCTTCTTTGCAGAGTCTTTCGCAGTGGATGTGGCAGAGGCCAAGAGGGTTAGAGTGAAGGAGGAGGATTCTGATACTTGA
- a CDS encoding NuoF, NADH:ubiquinone oxidoreductase, NADH-binding subunit: MLARHAPASSALNAAAHRALPAVSAATRFSKRAPRNQTQKRTLATVQDAPKRTYGGLKDQDRIFQNLYGHHGADLKSAQKYGDWYKTKEILLKGHEWIISEIKASGLRGRGGAGFPSGLKWSFMNFKDWDKDSKPRYLVVNADEGEPGTCKDREIMRKDPHKLIEGCLVAGRAMNATAAYIYIRGEFYHEATVLQRAIQEAYQAGLIGKNACGSGYDFDVYLHRGMGAYVCGEETSLIESLEGKPGKPRLKPPFPAAVGLFGCPSTVANVETIAVAPTICRRGGSWFAGFGRERNQGTKLYAISGHVNRPCVVEEEMSIPLRDLIEKHCGGVRGGWDNLKAVIPGGSSTPILPKHICDDQLMDFDALKDSQSGFGTAAVIVMDKSTDVVRAITRLAKFYHHESCGQCTPCREGSKWTHQIMDRFYKGQAREREIDMLQELTKQVEGHTICALGEAFAWPLQGLIRHFRPELEARIKDYGLKNGGEALAGGWAHDSAKKGLLVSPGQ, encoded by the exons ATGCTCGCAAGACACGCCCCCGCCTCGTCGGCCCTCAACGCAGCTGCCCACCGAGCTCTACCAGCAGTCTCGGCAGCCACCCGCTTCTCGAAGAGGGCGCCCAGGAACCAGACACAGAAGAGGACGCTTGCGACAGTGCAGGATGCACCAAAGAGGACATATGGTGGCCTGAAGGACCAGGACAGGATTTTCCAGAACCTGTACGGACACCACGGCGCGGATTTGAAGAGCGCGCAAAAGTATGGCGATTGGTACAAGACAAAGGAGATTCTGCTCAAGGGCCACGAATGG ATCATCTCTGAGATCAAGGCTTCTGGACTTCGGGGCCGAGGTGGTGCTGGTTTCCCCTCTGGCCTGAAATGG TCATTCATGAACTTCAAGGACTGGGACAAAGACTCTAAGCCCCGATACCTCGTTGTCAACGCCGATGAGGGTGAGCCCGGAACATGCAAGGACCGTGAAATTATGCGCAAGGACCCCCACAAGCTCATCGAGGGCTGTCTCGTCGCTGGACGTGCCATGAACGCTACCGCCGCATACATCTACATTCGAGGAGAATTCTACCACGAGGCCACCGTGCTTCAGCGCGCTATCCAAGAGGCATACCAAGCCGGTCTGATCGGCAAGAACGCCTGTGGTTCTGGCTATGACTTCGATGTTTACCTCCACCGAGGAATGGGTGCATACGTCTGTGGTGAGGAGACTTCTCTCATTGAGTCACTAGAGGGAAAGCCTGGAAAGCCCCGTTTGAAGCCCCCGTTCCCCGCCGCTGTCGGTCTTTTCGGATGCCCCTCCACCGTCGCCAACGTTGAGACCATTGCTGTCGCACCTACCATCTGCCGACGAGGAGGCAGCTGGTTCGCCGGTTTCGGTCGCGAGCGTAATCAGGGTACCAAGCTCTACGCCATCTCCGGTCACGTCAACCGCCCCTGCGTCGTCGAGGAGGAGATGTCCATTCCCCTTCGCGACCTTATCGAGAAGCACTGCGGTGGTGTTCGCGGCGGCTGGGATAACCTCAAGGCCGTCATCCCCGGTGGTTCATCTACCCCTATTCTTCCCAAGCACATCTGCGACGATCAACTCATGGACTTCGATGCGCTCAAGGACTCGCAGTCTGGATTTGGTACAGCCGCCGTCATCGTCATGGACAAGTCAACCGACGTTGTCCGCGCCATCACCCGCCTTGCAAAATTCTACCACCACGAGTCTTGTGGCCAGTGCACACCTTGCCGTGAGGGATCAAAGTGGACACATCAGATCATGGACCGTTTCTACAAGGGCCAGGCCCGCGAGCGCGAGATTGATATGTTGCAAGAATTGACCAAGCAGGTTGAGGGCCACACAATTTGCGCGCTGGGTGAGGCCTTTGCATGGCCACTCCAGGGATTGATTAGGCATTTCAGGCCAGAGCTTGAGGCCAGGATAAAGGACTATGGGTTGAAGAATGGTGGTGAGGCGTTGGCTGGTGGATGGGCACATGACTCTGCCAAAAAGGGGCTGCTTGTCTCGCCTGGGCAGTAG
- a CDS encoding FRQ1, Ca2+-binding protein (EF-Hand superfamily) translates to MSAYSDGRLDRGFLGLAYCYLWLPGGLRKIRYKQPPTLPLHDELGTFLGTKTGQARPKIGIQLLQPPSGPAPATAWDAPHPPQQTQPQATFSSNTPAFPPNPKNVQRLEAERLDRERAARENAQRMEAAGANSLAELTEEQREEIGEAFNLFDLDKDGYIDYHELKVAMKALGFDLPKQEILAILQQHGTPSPQGGAKQQRQQNQYAAPGRQLLSFQSFQTLMAQRILSRDPRDEILRAFELFDEGNKGTITLQDLSRVARELGEALSHDELVAMIEEFDMDNDNAISRDEFIQICMGT, encoded by the exons ATGTCAGCATATTCAGATGGGCGTCTTGACCGAGGCTTCCTTGGGCTTGCCTACTGCTACCTATGGCTGCCTGGTGGTCTGAGGAAAATTCGCTACAAGCAGCCCCCAACATTGCCACTACACGACGAGCTTGGAACGTTTCTCGGCACAAAGACAGGCCAGGCCAGGCCAAAGATAGGCATTCAA CTCCTCCAACCCCCCTCGGGTCCGGCACCCGCTACAGCATGGGACGCACCGCACCCCCCCCAACAAACGCAACCCCAAGCCACCTTCAGCAGCAACACACCAGCCTTCCCACCCAACCCCAAGAACGTGCAACGCCTCGAAGCCGAGCGCCTGGACCGCGAGCGCGCCGCGCGCGAGAATGCCCAGCGCATGGAAGCCGCGGGCGCAAACTCGCTCGCCGAGCTGACCGAAGAGCAAAGAGAGGAAATTGGCGAAGCCTTCAATCTCTTCGACCTGGACAAGGACGGATACATCGACTATCACGAGCTCAAAGTCGCCATGAAAGCCCTGGGCTTTGACCTCCCCAAGCAAGAGATTCTGGCTATCTTGCAACAACATGGGACGCCCTCGCCGCAAGGCGGTGCGAAGCAGCAACGGCAGCAGAATCAATATGCGGCGCCGGGACGGCAATTGTTGAGTTTCCAGTCTTTTCAGACGCTCATGGCGCAGAGGATATTGAGCAGAGATCCGAGGGATGAGATATTGAGGGCTTTTGAATTGTTTGACGAAGGGAACAAGGGCACTATTACCTTGCAGGATCTGTCGCGTGTTGCGCGTGAGTTGGGAGAGGCGCTATCGCATGATGAGTTGGTGGCTATGATTGAGGAGTTTGACATGGACAATGATAATGCGATAAGCAGGGATGAGTTTATTCAAATTTGTATGGGTACTTGA
- a CDS encoding FhaB, Large exoprotein involved in heme utilization or adhesion, producing the protein MSFGGGFGGFGANNNNNQSTGFGGFGSSNNNNTTGFGSNANTGTSIFGGAGAGNTGSTMFGGGNTNPSSPFGGGGGFGANTNTNTAFGSKPFGSSTTGGGLFGGGGTTGSAFGGGGFGATNNNTTSGFGATNTNTGGGIFGQAKPAGGFGTTATATTGGGLFGGGNTGGGFGAANTNATTGGFGGGGFGAGSNPPANNGTASTPFQPFSEKDGTTGNAQSQYQTITFQQPYQTYSLEELRVADYNQGRRYGNGNGQAGAFGQNTGFGGFGSNTNTTATTGFGANTNTGGSLFGGGNANTNTNTTSAFGGGGFGATNNNTTGGGLFGGQAKPATGGLFGSTNNTTTGGTTGGLFGGATTNNTTGGFGTGGGFGSSTTGGGGLFGQKPATSTTGGLFGGSSTNNTPSAPFGGSTNTGGAFGQTNTGGGLFGQANNQTTTGAFGATNTTTSTGGGLFGGSTGGGFGQNNNTPAQNTTTGSLFGGGGFGQNNQQQNQQKPGGLFGGASTGTTGGGLFGQTNQTQPSTGGLFGSSTANNNTSTGGLFGQKPATGSTSLFGGGNTANTGTSGGLFGNAGASNNQQNTGGSGLFGGNSNNNQQRPGGLFGSTTANTNTGGGLFGGQQNNNQSNLGGSLFSSQNQQPQQQQNQNSLFGASGSSLLNTSIATNPYGNDALFAGLSTPSQSPGPIATPLSNSQKNKSKGILPQHKLNPSASTRLITPQSKLGGYGFSYSGASSLAGSTGFNGSLFTNGHLSRSLGKSVSTSNLRNNFTPDTSILSPGAFTTTGRNFGNGNLKRLNINRNINGGRTPLFDEPSQKRVSFAPGEDVNGEMNGETALVVRRDEGDASPRAADNQTNGESPRPAMQEVNGSEMARVDDPALTPKSASSVNIQPGQDPKPGEYWSSPSFEQLKRMSKQALKSVPNFVVGRHNIGQIKFNHGKPVDLSEVDLDKLFGDIVQLNARNATVYGETCTCLPKPPLGSALNQPSEIVLANSWPRNRAGKKDVKHLERLKRVAGTTFVKYNQSNGEWTFTVPHFSSYGLDYDDYSDDEEEYSSELSDVPDTPADQHRSSEMTSTPQQESFVSPQSQSQSSPDDTFDFKKGMRSRSGVPGGFGDETVYEDDEEMRDTQGESFLGHRSVGSLDGEQDADQSEESELDLVHEQSMADSVSGPFRTTERATAMDDPFTGSLMPKSILKPSQFIRPGAGTPTKAQPVFDDDWANQLQRTISPKKHDRQALRESQGNVLCEHEINPTKFSQSFVGRPMTTAMDLMDSLFGETENQQVPTRGHGIELPYSKRPKTASDLDQLTDADKNFHSCNKPRFSESNILIYGNKGPAHLEGSVFVTAQEPLVDAAKDVRFVKLPTFDNSVPETLTLQNEHTKMSNIDGIPSAKLLTDPAPLEFSALSKAVALDTVAGVHEQQAWQLLSLLFDDADRIPVGVQVDEMQVYRKEKLSDFWKMLVWDDAQKHAQQAATPEESAIAHLSCNNVADACHSLLDGLDLRLATMVAQIGGDDTMRESMQVQIDEWRRLDVLAEMEDSQRALYELLAGNCTQSEGKMGAGKENHASTFNISSRFGLDWRRAFGLRLWYGTLANEPIEMAVAQFADAVRDGRENVKPVPWFIQNNVDMGWKDPAAEHREDLLWGILKLYASVKMDLPANVENVLAPENVSGNPLNARLSFQLFQLFKSRLDDVSEADERKVPMPTSRSHDDGEENYRRSLQSWSAPGAEDEVQAADPLVELSDKITLTYAASLHTREHWTTAIWVYAHLSSAPMREHYIRSLVNQFSSTFALEENDATYVCLTRELHIPSTWLHAAAAQQARSKGDALREATHLIKAEELEEAHDVLCRRVGPEAIISRDYDALRELMDGFVSESPSEPVQGWAQGGQIYFDYIELIDLTGQRSTYRVDEELDNRVQEILAKLQHALEIAGRDRLGSCGLEERVALMEIAGTVANLITKSQRTNRNAILKLPLTEDLWLKHSIELSTSYYRNTMVASR; encoded by the exons ATGTCCTTCGGCGGTGGATTCGGCGGCTTCGGcgccaacaacaacaacaaccagTCCACGGGCTTTGGTGGATTTGGTTCAAGTAACAATAACAACACAACTG GCTTTGGCTCAAATGCGAACACCGGTACAAGCATATTCGGCGGCGCTGGCGCCGGTAATACGGGCAGCACCATGTTCGGCGGCGGCAACACCAACCCGAGCTCGCCTTTCGGAGGCGGAG GTGGCTTTGGTgccaacaccaacaccaacactGCCTTTGGCTCGAAACCTTTCGGTAGCTCAACGACCGGCGGCGGACTCTTCGGCGGTGGTGGTACTACCGGCAGCGCAtttggaggaggaggctTCGGCGCGACCAACAACAACACGACGTCCGGATTTGGTGCCACCAACACAAACACTGGAGGAGGTATATTCGGCCAGGCCAAGCCAGCGGGAGGCTTCGGCACAACAGCCACAGCAACAACTGGTGGCGGTCTTTTCGGAGGCGGCAACACTGGCGGTGGATTTGGCGCCGCCAATACCAACGCCACTACAGGCGGATTCGGTGGCGGTGGCTTCGGTGCCGGTAGCAACCCTCCCGCGAATAACGGTACCGCCAGCACACCCTTCCAGCCATTCTCCGAGAAGGATGGTACTACCGGCAACGCGCAGTCGCAGTACCAAACCATCACATTCCAACAGCCGTATCAGACATACTCTCTCGAAGAATTGCGTGTAGCCGATTACAACCAAGGTCGCCGGTATGGCAACGGAAATGGTCAGGCTGGAGCATTTGGACAGAATACTGGATTTGGGGGCTTCGGTAGCAACACAAACACAACTGCTACTACAGGTTTTGGGGCTAACACCAACACCGGAGGTAGTCTTTTCGGCGGTGGCAATGCCAACACCAATACCAATACCACATCAGCGTTTGGGGGAGGAGGCTTCGGCGCgaccaacaacaacaccactGGTGGCGGTCTCTTCGGTGGTCAAGCTAAGCCTGCGACTGGAGGACTTTTCGGTTCCAccaacaacaccacaacTGGCGGCACGACTGGCGGTCTCTTCGGAGGCGCCACCACTAACAATACGACTGGAGGATTCGGCACTGGTGGTGGGTTTGGTTCTTCGACAACCGGCGGCGGTGGCCTGTTCGGCCAGAAGCCTGCGACGTCCACGACCGGCGGTCTCTTTGGCGGTTCAAGCACCAACAACACTCCATCTGCACCATTCGGCGGCTCGACAAATACTGGAGGCGCTTTTGGTCAAACGAACACCGGCGGTGGTCTCTTTGGCCAGGCCAACAACCAAACCACCACTGGTGCATTTGGTGCCACAAACACTACCACAAGTACAGGCGGTGGACTATTTGGCGGTAGCACTGGCGGTGGCTTCGGACAAAACAACAACACTCCTGCTCAGAACACTACGACCGGTAGTCTCTTTGGCGGCGGTGGGTTTGGTCAGAACAACCAACAGCAGAACCAGCAGAAGCCCGGTGGTCTGTTTGGCGGCGCAAGCACTGGCACTACGGGCGGTGGTCTCTTTGGTCAAACCAACCAGACTCAGCCATCCACTGGTGGTCTGTTTGGTAGTTCTACTGCAAACAACAACACCAGTACTGGAGGCCTATTTGGCCAGAAACCTGCTACTGGCAGCACGTCTCTTTTCGGTGGTGGCAACACTGCCAATACCGGAACCTCTGGAGGCTTGTTCGGCAACGCCGGTGCTTCAAACAACCAACAAAACACAGGTGGTTCAGGCTTGTTCGGCGGCAACAGCAACAATAACCAACAGAGGCCAGGCGGCCTATTCGGCAGTACTACAGCCAACACAAACACAGGAGGCGGTCTCTTTGGTGGACAGCAGAACAACAACCAGTCGAACCTGGGCGGCTCCCTCTTCTCCAGCCAAAATCAGCAGCCACAGCAACAGCAAAACCAGAACAGCTTGTTTGGTGCTTCTGGAAGTTCTCTGCTCAACACCTCCATTGCTACTAATCCATATGGTAACGACGCTTTGTTCGCTGGACTTTCAACTCCCTCACAGAGCCCTGGCCCGATCGCAACTCCTCTGTCCAACAGCCAGAAGAACAAGAGCAAAGGCATACTTCCTCAGCACAAGCTGAACCCCTCTGCATCGACGCGTCTGATCACTCCACAAAGCAAGTTGGGCGGCTATGGGTTCAGCTATTCGGGCGCCTCGAGCCTGGCCGGTAGCACTGGTTTCAATGGAAGTCTCTTTACGAACGGTCATCTCTCCAGGTCACTAGGCAAGAGCGTGTCTACTAGTAACCTCCGTAATAACTTTACCCCGGACACTAGCATACTCTCCCCGGGCGCATTCACCACCACTGGTCGCAATTTCGGAAACGGCAATCTCAAGCGACTGAACATCAACCGAAACATCAACGGTGGCCGCACTCCGCTGTTCGATGAGCCTTCACAGAAGCGAGTCAGCTTTGCTCCTGGTGAGGATGTCAACGGCGAGATGAACGGAGAGACTGCCTTGGTCGTTCGAAGGGACGAGGGTGACGCCTCTCCAAGGGCTGCTGACAACCAGACAAACGGCGAGTCCCCTCGTCCAGCTATGCAGGAAGTCAACGGCTCAGAAATGGCTCGCGTTGATGACCCCGCGCTTACACCAAAGTCCGCGTCTTCTGTCAACATCCAGCCTGGTCAGGATCCTAAGCCCGGCGAGTACTGGTCTAGCCCATCTTTCGAGCAGCTGAAGAGAATGAGCAAGCAGGCGCTTAAGAGTGTACCTAACTTCGTTGTTGGCCGTCACAACATTGGTCAGATTAAGTTTAACCACGGCAAGCCTGTCGACTTGTCAGAAGTCGACCTTGACAAACTATTCGGCGACATTGTGCAGCTCAATGCACGCAATGCCACCGTCTACGGCGAGACCTGCACCTGCCTGCCAAAGCCACCGCTGGGCAGCGCCCTGAACCAGCCTTCCGAGATTGTTCTTGCCAATTCGTGGCCTCGCAACAGAGCTGGCAAGAAGGATGTTAAGCATCTTGAGCGCCTCAAACGAGTGGCGGGCACGACTTTCGTCAAGTACAACCAGTCCAATGGTGAATGGACGTTCACTGTTCCTCATTTTTCCTCGTATGGCCTGGATTATGATGACTACAGCGACGACGAAGAGGAATATTCGAGCGAGCTGAGTGACGTCCCTGATACTCCAGCAGATCAACACCGCTCTAGCGAAATGACTAGTACGCCCCAGCAGGAATCGTTCGTCAGTCCGCAGTCACAGTCTCAGTCTAGCCCTGATGACACTTTCGATTTCAAAAAGGGTATGCGATCGCGCTCCGGCGTCCCCGGTGGTTTTGGTGACGAAACCGTTTatgaagacgacgaagagATGCGTGACACTCAGGGCGAGTCTTTTTTAGGGCATCGCTCCGTGGGTTCGCTTGATGGTGAGCAAGATGCTGACCAATCTGAAGAGAGCGAATTGGATTTGGTGCACGAGCAGAGCATGGCGGATTCTGTATCGGGGCCATTTCGAACCACGGAGCGAGCGACCGCTATGGATGATCCATTCACGGGCTCATTGATGCCAAAGTCTATTCTCAAACCTAGTCAATTTATCAGGCCAGGGGCGGGAACACCAACGAAAGCGCAACCCGTTTTTGATGATGACTGGGCGAACCAACTCCAACGCACCATCAGCCCGAAGAAGCATGATCGACAGGCCCTTCGCGAGAGTCAGGGCAATGTACTATGCGAACACGAAATCAACCCTACAAAGTTTTCTCAATCTTTTGTCGGTCGACCTATGACTACGGCCATGGATTTGATGGACTCTCTTTTCGGCGAGACGGAGAACCAACAGGTTCCCACGCGTGGACACGGCATCGAG TTACCCTACTCCAAGCGACCCAAGACTGCATCCGACCTCGACCAACTCACTGATGCCGACAAAAACTTTCACAGTTGCAACAAACCGCGCTTTAGCGAATCCAACATCCTCATCTACGGCAACAAAGGACCTGCGCATCTCGAAGGTAGCGTCTTCGTTACAGCTCAGGAACCGCTCGTGGACGCTGCCAAGGATGTTCGATTTGTGAAGCTGCCTACGTTCGACAATTCCGTTCCAGAGACTTTGACGCTCCAGAATGAGCATACAAAGATGTCCAATATCGACGGGATACCTTCAGCAAAACTCTTGACTGATCCCGCTCCCTTGGAGTTCTCTGCCCTATCAAAGGCTGTTGCTCTCGATACCGTAGCAGGCGTCCACGAACAGCAAGCCTGGCAATTGCTCTCGCTTCTGTTTGACGATGCCGACAGAATTCCAGTTGGCGTCCAAGTGGACGAGATGCAGGTGTACCGGAAAGAGAAGCTGTCGGACTTTTGGAAAATGCTTGTCTGGGACGACGCGCAGAAACATGCTCAACAAGCCGCCACACCCGAGGAATCCGCTATCGCACACCTCAGTTGCAACAACGTCGCCGATGCCTGTCACTCTCTGTTGGATGGTCTCGATTTGCGACTCGCTACAATGGTTGCTCAAATCGGCGGCGATGATACGATGCGAGAGAGCATGCAAGTCCAGATTGACGAATGGCGTCGTCTAGATGTACTTGCTGAGATGGAAGATTCTCAACGTGCCTTGTACGAGCTCCTTGCTGGCAATTGCACACAATCAGAGGGTAAGATGGGAGCAGGCAAGGAAAACCACGCCTCTACCTTTAACATCTCAAGCCGCTTCGGTCTTGACTGGCGACGGGCTTTCGGACTGCGTCTGTGGTACGGTACGCTGGCGAACGAACCTATCGAGATGGCTGTTGCCCAATTCGCGGACGCCGTTAGAGATGGCAGGGAAAATGTCAAGCCAGTGCCATGGTTTATTCAGAACAACGTCGACATGGGCTGGAAGGATCCTGCAGCGGAACATCGAGAAGATCTCCTTTGGGGTATTCTCAAGCTCTATGCCTCGGTAAAGATGGACCTTCCTGCTAACGTCGAGAACGTCCTGGCTCCCGAGAACGTCTCCGGTAACCCTCTGAATGCCCGTCTCTCATTTCAGCTCTTCCAACTCTTCAAGTCACGCTTAGATGATGTGAGTGAGGCGGACGAGCGCAAGGTCCCAATGCCTACTTCTCGCAGTCACGATGATGGTGAGGAGAACTACCGCCGGTCACTGCAATCATGGAGCGCTCCAGGTGCTGAAGACGAGGTACAAGCTGCGGATCCGCTTGTTGAGTTGAGTGATAAGATCACACTCACCTATGCGGCTTCGCTACATACTCGGGAACACTGGACTACCGCCATTTGGGTCTATGCTCATCTGTCTTCCGCCCCAATGCGCGAGCATTACATTCGCTCGTTGGTCAACCAGTTCTCCAGTACATTCGCCCTGGAAGAGAATGACGCTACATACGTGTGTCTTACACGGGAGCTTCATATACCTTCGACGTGGCTCCATGCGGCTGCTGCCCAGCAAGCAAGATCAAAGGGCGATGCCCTACGCGAGGCAACCCATCTCATCAAAGCCGAGGAATTGGAGGAGGCGCACGATGTACTTTGCAGGAGAGTCGGCCCAGAAGCCATCATATCTCGCGATTACGATGCGCTACGTGAACTCATGGACGGTTTCGTGTCAGAGTCACCAAGTGAGCCAGTCCAAGGCTGGGCCCAAGGCGGCCAGATCTACTTCGACTACATCGAGCTCATCGACCTGACCGGCCAACGCTCAACATACCGTGTTGACGAGGAGCTAGACAACCGGGTCCAGGAAATCCTTGCAAAGCTACAGCACGCACTCGAAATCGCTGGCCGCGATCGATTGGGCTCTTGTGGCCTGGAAGAGCGTGTCGCGCTCATGGAGATTGCTGGTACCGTCGccaacctcatcacaaagTCTCAG CGAACGAACCGCAATGCTATTCTCAAGCTTCCACTCACCGAAGATCTCTGGCTCAAGCACTCCATCGAGCTCAGTACGAGCTATTACCGCAACACCATGGTGGCCAGCCGATAG